gctgctgcatTAGTattggtgggagccccagctcgagcttggtaataaaaactctcttgcttttgcatcggatatcggctccctggtggtcattgggagattttgcgacttgggcataacactgGGTTTTAGTTGgggcatatggaatctagttccctgatcagggatagaacccacacaccctgcattgggagtgcggagccttagccaatggaccaccagggaagtccccagagtttTTACTGGGGCTTGATCACACACTACCCGTGGGGCTTCCTTATTTTTGAGAGCCCTTCCAGAGGCAGAACTGGTATCTCTTGGTCCAAAGCTCCCATCATCAGTCTTACTATTTGACTCTCTTgtggtcagggcttccctgatggatccatggttaaagaatccacctgcagtgcaggagacacaggagacacaggttcaatccctgggtgggaaagatcccttggagaaggaaatggcatccactgtggtattcttgcctggaaaatcccattgacagaggaacctggcgggctacattccaaagggtgacacaaagagttggacatgactgagcaactaaatgcacacacacacacacacacacacacacacatcttgtgGTCAATGTCCCAAAGCAAGCAAAGATGTTCCAATCAGACATAATATTCTAGGGGAATAGAGATCATGTCCCAGTAGCCAAGGAAAGAGgcaagacatcttttggggtaaGGTTAACTCTTAACTACACAGGGGGGCCCTAAACAAATTCTTTAAACTACTTTAATTCTCAGGTCTGGAAATTACAAATATGAATAACAACATGAAGCACTCTTACATAGTGAGTGCTTACCAAGTGTGATGCCTAGAGTTAAGACTTTTACATGCATTGTATTATTTAATCTTGGGTTTTATCATTAAATCCTGTGAGGCGAGCCCTGCTGGCCCTGATTTGTGCATAAGACAGTGACACTCAGAGAGTCTGGGGAATGTGGCTATGACTCAGAAATTCTGATAGAGTTAAATTCCAGCCCAAGCCCTTCCTTTTAACCGTGGGACTTCATACCTTCTAGTTAGTGTGCTTTGAATGAAATGATTCAGGCCAAAGTGTCagcataaaatagattttttaaaaactgaataattGTATTGGTAAAATGGCTTCTTATATCCTATCATCACTTAAGTGCAAAGAGGATGATTGATCACTCACTGCTTCTGCCTGGGACAACACAGAAAGCTGTGTTAGGCATTGAAATACCAGCCTTGTGAGGTTAGCTGAGGGAAGCATGGTGGTgaaggaattttttcttttttcctaagctGTTGGCAGAGTCTCAGTCATTACAACAACGTTGAAATCTAATCTATCTTGTGTGGTAAACGTCGTGGGCATTTGTCTGTCTccattgggagaatggcattctaacatgtatactatcatgtaagaattgaatcgccagtctatgtctgacgcagggtgcagcatgcttggggctggtgcatggggatgacccagagagatgttgtggggagggaggtgggaggggggttcatgtttgggaacgcatgtaagaattaaagattttaaaatttaaaaattaaaaaacaaaacaaaacaaaaaaataaaatacaataaaataaactttttttaaaacaaaacaaaacaacaacaacaaaaaggaaatttCAATAGTGTAATTTTCACCTGCCAAACCTGTGCCAGGAGATGATGAGAATTAACAAtgtgatttgaaagagctcataGCTATTGCTCATAAAGGTGAGGACTGAGAACACAGTATTCTCAGAGTGACTTGTAAATATGCATGTTGCTCAAAGGTGAATTTGCTCCACTGGTTCATGGGCTAGTAGGACGGTTTTGCTGTATGTCCCTTTGAATGTCATCTGAATAATACATGATTACGGTACTTTTGTTGTTTGTGCAGTTGTATACTGAGAGTTTTAAAGTAATGAGATGTTTTCTGTTtctagaaaagaaataatatgaaGAGGTAGGCTATGAGTCGCGTAGCCACAAGAATAGACAAGGAATGAAGACAGCTCAGACTTTATTTAAGTGCTACTTGTGGAGGTGATAGAAGTGCTCTTAGaactttatttgttgttgtttaaatccAAAGATATGCATGTGGAAGAGAGTCACTGACAATGGTAGCAgaagtgtctttttttcccctgcataGCTTGTGCATCCAAGGACCAAactcaggcccttggcagtgaaaataggtagtcctaaccactggactgccagggaattcctgtagAACTTGAGATCAGCTCCTAATACCAGGATGTTCTCTCTTTTACAGAAGAAACAAGTCAAAGTCAATTCACGGTGTCCTTGGAAAATTCAAAACCCAAAGGCTCAGTGACAGGTGATCTTGGAATGGCCAGCACCATTACTAATGAACACAACtctttttaatagaatttttaaaatataggacaGTGTAAGCCCAGGTTTTGCTGTGATTTGAAACTAGTAGGCATACTTATAGGAGTCAAGCTTATATTTCTGCCCCTACCATCTTTCCCCCACTCTTCCTATAGGTAACTTCCTTTATAAAAGTTTGGTTTacactctgtttttcttttttcttttttttttcacttggtaTTATCTTTAATTACAAAGACTTTTCCAATCACATCACATAGCGGTAGTTTTATCCACTGCTCTGTTTGGCTGCCAATCTCTTATCTCTCTCCTCAGCAATGGTAAGGCGAATACCCTTTCCACGGGGAAGAGAGATCCATGGTTTGTTGCCTTTGCCAATAACGAAAATGTTCGAGAGCCAAGTGGCAAAGCTGTTGCCGTTTGCATCTTTCACATGAACTACATCAAAAGAACCTGGATGTCTCTCCCGGTTTGTAATCACACCAATTCTTCCCAGGTTAGCACCTCCAGTCACCATGCACAGGTTACCAGTGTCAAATTTGATGAAATCAGTAATCTTGCCAGTCTCCAAGTCAATCTGAATGGTATCATTCACCTTGATGAGGGGATCAGGGTAACGGATGGTACGAGCATCATGGGTTACCAGATGAGGGATTCCTTTTGTCCCCACAAATATCTTTCTTACTTTGCACAATTTATACTTGGCCTCCTCAGGTGTAATACGATGAACAGCAAAGCGACCCTTGGTGTCATAGATCAAACGAAAATTCTCTCCAGTCTTATCAATTCTGATGACATCCATAAAACCAGCAGGGTAGGTTACATCTGTGCGGACTTTGCCATCGATCTTGATGAAACGCTGCATGCAAATCTTCTTTACTTCATCTCCAGTTAAGGCATACTTACATCTATTCCTTAGGAAAATGATTAGAGGGAGACATTCCCTTAGCTTGTGGGGGCCGGTAGATGGACGAGGGGCAAACACACCAGTCAGTTTATCCAGCATCCAATGTTTTGGAGCTGCTACGCGTTTCAGGTGCTTCTTGGGACCCCGAGCCATGGCTGCGCTAGGCACGAAAAGAGgtgtttttcttattataaacAAATATGTGTAGATACTCTTATGCTTCTTTTTAGTTACATAAtagaatagtgtgtgtgtgttgcgtgtatgtatctgtgtgtgtgtgtgtgtgtgtgtgtgtatatatatatatatcttgcttTTTCACTTGATAATATATCCTGGCAGTCATTCCAAAGTAATATTAGAAATATACCACATAAGTTTTCACAGCTATACTGTTCTGTTATGTGAGTGCACCCTAGTTTACTCAACCAGTCTCCTAGTGATGGGCATGTGGGTGTTTCTAAGTCTTTTGCTGTTATAAATAAGGCTTCAGCAAACAGTCTTGTGCATATACTTTTTCATATCTTTGCTAGTGcatacattcccttctccaggggatcttcccaatccaggggctgaagccacatctcctgtgtctcctgcattgcaggcggaccctgtagccactgagccaccagggaagccgattcTGAAGTTGACTATTCTTAATTATATTGTTAATCGCAAGCCATGTTGCCTCCATATTCCCCTATGTGAACTCCTGCATATTGTGAGTATAGAGGTGGAGGCTAGAGGGATGAATCCTTAACAAAGGCCTGGGCCTGCCCAGGAGCACAGTGGAGGGATATTGGCTTagttcggggggggggggggcaggatgGTTTTTCTGTACTGCACAACGAGGCAACTTGAGCAGAGTTAATGAACCTCTGTGTAATTCTGTCCTCACCTCCGAAGAAGTGGTGGTGAGAACATTACCTATCTGATGGGGCTGTGTGGGAGGAAATGAGAGAAGCCCTGAAAATTCTTAGTCTTCTGGCAGAGGCCAGCATCACTGACAAGTGCTGGCAAACAATAGCCAAGCTTCCCTGCAACAGTGTCCACTTAGCTTCCAGAGCATCGCTCTCCTGTGTGTCCTCCTGGCTGCCTGGCCACTCTGTTTCTTTTGCTGACGTTTATGTGGATGTCAGTGCTTCATGTATGTCCCTCCCCCCCTCAAAATAGAGCTCAGAACAGGAGCTTGAGAAAGATGTTGATTGGAGATGGCTTCCCAGGTTAGGGTTTCCAGAGTTAGCAAATAAATATAGAATGCCCCATTCATGTTGCATTTCAGTTTAAACAATGcatacttttaaaagtatttttagtaaaagagaaaaaaaatttaactgtcCTGTGTTTAATCTGACAGCCCTATCCCAGGAGGCATCATGGAAAAGATGAGCAGTGAGACATAGAGCAAATAAAGCCTGAAGAGCATGTGACTGAGTCATTAGACCACTAGGAGGCCAGTGGGGCTCAGACCTTTGGAGGGACCATGCAGAATAAGGCtcaccattgccttttccagggccGGTGGAACTGGAGCGTCCCTTCTAAGGGTTGCCCCTGGGAAGCTGACTCTGCAGCACGCCCCTATTTGTGCCAAGCAGCCTCTCACAGCTTCAGGcaatgccctgtgggaaagtccatTTGACCTTGCATTCTTGCTTTGTAGCCGTTTTTACGTGTGCCATAAATTATTTCATGATTATTTTCAATGTGCTTATCTCCTTTCATTAGACTAAGCTCTATACGAGCAGGGTTTTGTCTTTGTCACTGCTGGAGCCCTAGAGTTTGGCCATGTCAACACGTACTGAGAGAAGGAATCTGTTAGTGGTCATTGCTGTGCAATAGATGTTAGTGACATAGAAGGAGCTTCCTTGTGGGCTGACCCCAGTGTGTGGTAGGGTGGACAGTCTCCTGAATGCTCCACTGGCTGGAAGAGGGGCTTGTCCTAGGAACCTTTTACCTGCTCCTTGATCTTAACACCTGTTGTCCCAACTGAGAAACTGATACAGACAAGGAATCTGCGTAATCCCACTCAGAATGAAATCTGCCACTATAAATGTCCTTTAAGCACCTGTTGTGCATACAGCCCGTACCACGGCAGGTGCCACGGAGGGATGCACACGTGGGCTCGGTGGGGCGCTCCTCCCTCTCTCCATGAACTGATCTTGGTAGATGAGACATACGTGAAAAGCTTTAACATGGGGCGGCACTGAAGTCTAACTGGTGACCTGGTGTTGTTGTTCCCATCTCCCTGGTCTGTAGGTTGGTCATCTAGGTCCCACTTCGCACAGAAATCCAGGCTCAGAGGGGAAATAAATACTTAGGCACTTCAGTCATGAGGCTGAGCTGGAAGTTCCATCATGCCTCTGTAAAAAGCCTCTGTCATTATTGAATGAGTGCAGATCACAGTGGCCCTTCCTCTTGGTGGGGGTTCCTTCCTCCTGCCCACTGGTGTCTAACTGTTGGCAACTGAGTTCCCGACCTGAGCACCACCCCAGCCTTCTATGTTCCCCACATCCCAGAGCAGGGCTGTGCTTCGGCATCACTCTCCATTTACAGTTCTTCCTCCAGCAGTCTGTCTGGTTctcagcttttctttaaaaaccagAGCCTAGTCTCGTACTCCCTGACAGTACTCATTAAACCACGTTTCTCGTCATTGGATAAGGCACAGTTGCCCATGCACAGGTTCGCAGATACTTGGCTGTGGGCTTTTCCACAGACCAAGGGCCTGGGTCATGCAGGAAAGGCTCCATCCTCCAGGATGAGTGCAGATCACGTCCCCTCTTCCCTGGGTGTGAGCATTTGCCTGAACTGAAGAGGCGGCCATCTTGACCTGAACACCATCCACGCCTGATGGCTAGATCTCTTCCGACATCTCTGTTGAGCCCTCATGTGCGTGGTCAGGTTTATTgccaggccccagcatctacCCCTGCCACAAAACATGCATGGTGTGCTTTGTGTCAACCTGCAGGCCTCATTAAATGGTTTTGAAAGTTGACACCTGGACAGTGTTGGGCAAGGAAGAGAGAGACTCTGATAGTCATGACCTGGGGGCCAATGGAAAAATGGCAGAGATTCAAGATGAGCAGGAATCCTACTGAACTGCCAGTATTGGGTGACTTCTGTCTCTGGCTCTAGGAATcagataaaaatatattagtCATCTCCTCTCTGTCTGCTCTCTGCTCTCCAATACGTCTGTTGGAAATACTTAGATGCTTCCAAGAGCCTTTTGTGGTGAAGCCCTGAGAATATTCCAGAAGGCTGTGGCAGCTTTGAGTGATGAATgtgtgtatattcagttcagtccaactctttgagatactatggactgtagctctgtgtccatgggatcccccaggcaagaatactagaatgggttgccatttccttcttcagaggatcttcctgacctacggatcaaactcaggtctcctgcattgcaggtggattctttaccactgagccacctgggaagcctgtggcaGCTTTGAAGTCACTTGGAAAAGAATTGCTCTCTATTCTGAATTAAAAGTGTAATTCCGTGATAATCTTTGTATTACTCTAAATTTTGAGAGTGTTGAAAAATTGTGGCATTTCTTTCACAATATAGCTGTTTGGGGATTTTACATTTATGTACAAATATTCAGCTATGAGACCCGTATTCAACTtctcaattaaaattttatgcaGAACCAAATTAGGCCTGCACACATATAGTATATTtgtaattttcattcattttaattatagTTTCATTCAGCCCTCAACAGGAACATTTGTTTTCTTACCTATAGTCTacaaaacatagaaaaaaattagtttttattttgtcgGTTGTATTTATACATTTCCAGGAAAGAAGTGTAGTGttatcttatttcatttaaattgaaATTTTTCTTCTGATAATATCATATAGGAAGACATATACTGTGCTGGTTTAATGAAAATTTCCGGAAATATCTCCTCCAAATTATCTCCTTTCCAGAAGAAATAACTACTTAAAAGGAATCATATATAGGTTTACTATTTTCTACCAGTTTTTCTCTTATAACCTGAACATATACAGTATGTTTAattgaaaagagagaaatatattttctattatcaTGGCTCCAATAAGTTTACTCTTTAAGGAGTGCcacttttaaatgcatttttaagatTTAAGTTTTTCATATCTTCGTATGAACTCTTCTAATTCTTCCCAACCTAAACATTATATCTATTAAATACTTTACATTTTTTCTCAATTCAAAATGATAAAGTAGGAATAGAAACAAATTCAGGTTTTTATGAAGTCTGCTCTAACATCCATGGAATGATGATttgggattaaaaacaaaaagaatttttGTTTAGA
This portion of the Capra hircus breed San Clemente chromosome X unlocalized genomic scaffold, ASM170441v1, whole genome shotgun sequence genome encodes:
- the LOC102187665 gene encoding 40S ribosomal protein S4, X isoform; translation: MARGPKKHLKRVAAPKHWMLDKLTGVFAPRPSTGPHKLRECLPLIIFLRNRCKYALTGDEVKKICMQRFIKIDGKVRTDVTYPAGFMDVIRIDKTGENFRLIYDTKGRFAVHRITPEEAKYKLCKVRKIFVGTKGIPHLVTHDARTIRYPDPLIKVNDTIQIDLETGKITDFIKFDTGNLCMVTGGANLGRIGVITNRERHPGSFDVVHVKDANGNSFATWLSNIFVIGKGNKPWISLPRGKGIRLTIAEERDKRLAAKQSSG